CGCGGTATCGCGGTCCAGACGATCAAGTCCGTGGCACGACGCCGCTGGGCGCCCGAAGAGAAGCGGCGCTTCAGCTGGTACGAGCCCCTGCTCGACCCGGCGGCCATCGAGCGGGCGGTCCGCTTCGTGCTCGCGCGCCCCGGGCTCTTCCTCAACACCTCGAGCGATGCGCGCATCCTCGAGACCACGCTCGCAGCCGGCGCATCGGCGGGCGAGGCCCCGTCCGCCGACGCGATGGCCGCCGACGTCGCCGCGCATGCCATCGAGCCGCTCTTCGTGCGCGACGTCGCCGAGACGACCGACGCGTTCTTCTAGGCCGCCCTTCCCTGCTCGGGCGGGACGAGCTGCACTCAGCCGCGCGCGATCATGCGGTGGGCCCGCTCGAAGAGCCCGAGCGTCGAGGCGTGGAGCAGATCGCCCGTCGCCTTCGGCGCCTTCCCCGCGCAGGCGCGAGCGTGGGTGCCCTCGAGAATGATGCCGAGCTTGTAGCAGGCAAGGACGCCGTACCAGGCGATCTCGTCGACGCTGCGACTGGCGCGCTCGCCGTAGTGAGCGACCAGGGCATCGGCGTTCGGCATGCCGTCCCACTGCTCGAAGCGCACCGCGGCCATCGAGGGGTACTCGGGGTCGTGCCAGGTGGCGAGCAACCAGCCCAGATCGAGGAGCGGATCGCCCACCGTCGAGAGTTCCCAATCGACGATCGCCGCGAGCTCGGGACCGGTGGGGGAGTACATGACGTTCGCCATGTGATAGTCGCCGTGGAGGATGCCGGGCTGGAACGTTCGCGGCCGGTTCTCGTCCAGCCACCGCGCGACGGCGTCGACGCCCGGAATCTCGGGCCCGGGGTAGCCCTCGAACTCGCTGTAGCTGTCGAGCTGGGCCTGCCAGCGCGGCACCTGTCGCTCGAGGTAGCCCTCGGGCTTGCCGAAGCCGGTCAATCCCTTCTCGAGATAGTCGACGTTTCCGAGGGCGACGATTCCATCCACCAGGGCGAACGCCATCGCACGTCGCACCGCCGGGTCCCCGGCGTGGAGTGACGGCAGACCCTGGGTCGGATTGAAGCCGTCGATCGGCTCCATCAGGTAGAAGGACGCCCCGAGGATGTCCTCCTCCGGCGCCGCCGCGATCAAGCGCGGGTGCGGCACGTCGGTGTCGGCGAGGGCCGCGAGCACGCGCGCCTCGCGGCGCATGGTCTCGTTGCTGTTCTTCCGCAAGTGCGGCGGCGGCCGACGCAGCACGTAGGCGCGTCCGTCTCGCACGAACCGGAGCAGCACGTTCTGGGTGCCACCGGCGAGGGAGGTCACGTCCTCCAGCGGCCCGCTTCCCAGGCCCTGGGTGTCCATCCATTCCGTCAGACGCGCGAGGTCGACCACGGCCGGGTCGACGAGGGGGATCTCCGCCACGTTCGGGTGGGTACCCGAGCCGCAGGGGTGCCGTCAATCCTGGGCAGGCGCCTCGGGGGCCGGCAGCGCCGGCGCCGGTTCGCGGAGGCGCTCGAGCAGCCACTCGGCGTAGAGGTGCAGGCGATGGTCGCGGCGCCCGCGCCGATGCAGGTCGGCGTGGAGTCGTGCCAGCGGGTGGCGCAGCGGGACGTCGAAGGGCTCCTGCCCTTCCGCGAACCAGCGGCCGATGGGAACCCCGAAGCCCTTCTTCGCGCGGGTGGTGATCGGACGCGGCAGCCACGGCTTGACCGCCTGCTTCAGCACCCATTTCGTGTGCTTGCCATGGAGCTTGTAGCGAGCCGGGATGCGGCGCACGAGATCGACGAGGGCGATGTCGAGGAACGGTGAACGCACCTCCAGTCCGTGCTGCATGCTCGCCCGGTCGACCTTCGGAAGGATGTCGTCCTGAAGGTAGAGGCGCGTGAAGAACTGGAGCGTGCGATCGACGTCCGACAGGCCGGGCGCGCTCTCCCAGGCCGCGATCGCCTCAGCGTAGAGATCCTCGGGCTCGATCGGCGCGGCGAGCCGTTCGGCGACCTGCTTCGCCTCGAGCGGACCCATCCAGACGGCGTTCCAGAGTGCTGGCGGATACGAGAGCCCGCGAAGCGTGCGATCGACCTTGAAGCCGAGGGCCAGGTTGCGGTGCGACGTGGGCAGGCGGGTCGCGAGCATGCGAATCGCCGCGTGGATCGGCCGCGGAACCCAGCGCGCGTAGCGACGCGCCCAGCCCAGGGCCCGGAACGGGTCGTAGCCCGCGAAGAGTTCGTCCGCGCCGTCTCCGGACAAGGCCACCGTCACCTCGCGACGCGCCCAGGCGCACAGGACCGAGGTGGGCAGCAGCGACGGATCGACGAAGGGCTCGTCGAGACGCGCGGCGAGGTCGGGCCAGATCTCGGCCGCGTGCTCGGCGGTGAAGAGCGAGGTCGCGTGCTGGGTGCCGACGAAGGCGGCGGCGGCTTCCGCGTGCCCCGACTCGTCGAAGCTCGGGTCCTGGAAACCGATCGAAAAGCTGCGCAGCGACCCGAACTTCGAGAGCGTCTGCGCGGCGAAGGCGATCGAAGTCGAGTCGATCCCGCCCGAGAGGAACACGCCGATCGGGACGTCGGCGACCAGCCGCCGCTCGACCGCCGCGAGCAGGCGCTCGCGCAGGGGCTCGAGGGTCGACTCGTCGAAGTCGTCGCCGACGGGCTCCTCCGGCTCGAGCAGGAACTCCCAGTAGCGACGGATGCTGGGCGTCTTCCCCTCGGCATAGCGGAGCATGCAACCCGCCGGGAGCTTGTGGACGTCGCGGTAGATCGTGTGGGGCGCGGGCGCGTATCCGTAGGCGAAGTACTTCTGCAGCCCTTTCGTCGAGGGCTCCTGGCCAACGCTCGGGTGCATCAGCAGGGCGCTCGCCTCCGATGCGAACGCGAAGACGCCCGAACGGAACGACCAGTAGAGCGGCTTCTGCCCGAAGCGATCGCGGGACAGCCAGAGCTCTTCGCGGTCGCGGTCGTAGAGCGCGAACGCCCACATGCCGTTCAGCTGTTCGAGCAGGGTCTCGCCCCACTCGCGGTAGCCGTGCAGCAGCACTTCCGTGTCCGAGTGGTCCGACTGGAAGCGGTGGCCGCGCTCCTCGAGCCGCCTGCGCAGCTCGGCGTGGTTGTAGATCTCGCCGTTGAACACGATCCCCAACCGACGATCGGCGGTCCACATCGGCTGGAAGCCGGTCTCGGGATCGATCACGGCGAGGCGCCGGTGGCCGAGGTGGACCGGGCGCTCGGGATCGGACCAGAGGCCCTCGTCGTCGGGACCGCGGTGCGCGAGCGCGCGCGTCATCCGCGCCACGGGCTCGGGCGGCCCGCCCCAGGCTCCCGTGATGCCGCACATCAGGCGGGCTCGTCGGAGTCGAGATTCAGCGACTGCTTGATCGAGTAGGGACGCTTCGCCTGCGACTCGTAGTAGGTCCGCACCAGCAGCTCGGCGAGCAGCCCCATCAGGATGCTCAGCACGCCGGTGATGAAGGCCATCACCGACAGCAGGGGCAGCGGCGTCTGGATGAACGAGGTCGCGTCGAAGAACTTCCGGTAGAAGGCGAACCCAGCCGAGGCGAAGGAGATCCCCCAGCTGATCAGACCGAAGCCGCCGAAGACGTACATGGGCCGCGTCGCGTAGCGCCCGAGGAACTGGACCACGAGCAGATCTAGAAACACCTTGGCGATCCGCTCGAAGCCGTACTTCGAGGTGCCGTGCGCACGCGCCCGATGGTTCACCTCGATCTCGGTGACGCGGGCGCCCATCCAGGTGGCGTAGATCGGGATGAAGCGATGCATCTCGCCGTAGAGACGCACCGACTCGATCACCTCGCGGCGGTAGGCCTTCAGCGAGCAGCCGTAGTCGCGCAGGGCGACCCCGGTGACCCAGGAGATCCACCGGTTCGCCACGCGCGAGACCCAGACGCGACCGCGGTCGTCGTGACGATCGCGACGCCAGCCCGACACGACGTCGTAGCCCTCCGCCAGCTTGTCGAGCAGGCGCGGAATGTCGTGGGGGTCGTTCTGGCCGTCCCCATCCAGGCCGACGATCACGTCGCCACGCGCGTGTTCGATGCCCGCCATCATCGCGGCGGTCTGACCGAAGTTGCGCCGGAAGCGGATGACCTTGATCGAGTCTTCCTTCGACGCCAGCTCGGCCAGGATCTCCGGGCTGCGATCGGTGCTGCCGTCGTCCACGAAGAGGATCTCGAACGGCGCGGTCAGACCCAGCAACGCATCGGTGAGCTCCTCCGCCAGCGGCAGGAGGTTCTCTTCCTCGTTGTAGACCGGGACCACGACGGACAGCATCTGCGACCTCGCCCTTTCCATCGGTCCGAAGGGCGCATCGGTTGAGTGAAACCACTACAGCTAGGTGCCCGAGATCCCGATGGTTTCTCGCATGGGAGCCGAGGCCGCCGAAGCCCCGCGCAGGCGCTGGATCGAGCTCGCGGCCTGGGCGGTGGGCGTGCTCGTCTGGGTCGGGATCGCTGCAGCCGCCCTCGGCCCCGAGTACCTCCCCACCCACGACGGCCCCCAGCACCTCTGGTCGGTCCATGTGGCCCAACACCTCGAGTCCCCGCAGCGCGGCTGGAGCGACTGGCTGGTCGCCGGAGCCCCGATCACCAGCCAGGGCTACGCGGCCGTCTTCGCCCCGCTGAACCGCTGGCTCGACTGGCCCGACGCCCACCGCGCCACCCTGGCCGTGCTCGCGGTCCTGTTCGCCGCCGGCGCCTTCGGCTGGGCGCGGAGCCTGCACCGCGATCGCGTGTGGCTGGGAATTGCCTTGTCGGGCGTGGCGTTTGGCTGGACCTTCTACATGGGATTCCTCGCGTTCTACGCGGCCACCGGCGCCGCCTTCGCGTTGCTCGGCTGGGCCTTCGCGCGTCCGCGAGACAGCCGCCTCGAAACCGCCGGCCTGGCGCTCGGGCTCACCGCGGTCGCCTGGCTTCACCTGGTCGCGGCGTTCCTCGCCGGGGTCCTGCTCGCGGCGCTGCTCTGGTTCCGTGCCGCGCCCGACGCCAAGGGAGCGGCCGTGCTCCGCATCGCCGGCCTGGCCCTGCCGGGAGCGCTACTGACCGGTCTGCTGCTGTCCTCGGGTTGGGATCAGCTGACCGATTGGAACGCGGGCCCGGCAGACGCCGCCAGTCGGTTCGCCCCCTGGTGGTGCGCGGGACGCTGCTTCGCCGCGGGACCGGCCTGGCGCGCCTGGCCGCTGACCGGGCTGGCGCTGGTCGGTCTCGCCCTCGCCGCGACGCGCGTGCGGCGCGCGGGTGCGACGCCCGAGGACCGTGCGCTCTGGTGCGGAGGCGCTCTGCTCTTCGGGTGTGGCGTGCTGCTGCCCCTGGACCTCGCCGCCTGGGACTTCTTCTCGCCGCGCTTCCTGCCCTTCGGCGTCGCCGCCCTGCTGCTGACACTGCCCCTCGAACGCTGGCCGACTCGCCAGCCGAGCATCGCCGTCGCCTGCAGCGTTTTCGCATTGAGTGCGACCGCTTGGAGCGCTTCATTTCACGAACGACTCGAAGCCGAGGGCGCTGCGGTCTGGGCGGGCGTGCAGCAACCCCTGGAGCGACGCGGGCCGCGGCTGCCGATCGTGTTCGCGTCGGGCGCTCGCTCGCAGCAGGCGACCGACGGGCCGGTTCCCTTCGCGTTGCCCTGGGTCAATCTGGGTCAGCTCTACGCGACCAGCCAAGGCGGCATCACGCCCTACGGCTTTGCGTTGAACCCGAGCCTGCACCACGTGTTGGTGCGGGACGACGCCGCCGCGCGCCTGCCCGCGGCCGTGGACCGCGGCTACGTGGGCGATCTCACGCGCACGCCCCGGGGAGACGACCCGGCCTACCGGCGCGCGCTGTTGACCCACCTGGCTTCCCAGGCGGTCGGTTTCGAGGACGTCGTGTTCGCCGGTCGACCCGAGGAAGCCGATTGGCTCGCTCGACTCGGCTTCGTGGAAGACTGGCGCATGGGAGGCGTCGCGGTCGCCCGCTTCCGCGGCTGCGCTCTCGAAGTGGAGCTCAGCCCCGGCGCCTCGGCCCATGGCGTCGTGGGCGTGGGGTGGTTCCCCTCGCTGCATCCCGTGCGCGAGATCCGCCCGGGGCCGATGCATCGCACCCCCGACGGCGGCCACCGGGTCGTCGTGCGCGAGGGCTGCGGACCGGTCTGGGTGCGGCTGCACGCCCCCGACGCCGCCTGCGCGGGCGCCGACCCCGAAGGGCGGCTCCTCGCACCTCCGGGCCGCGAACCGCGACGGGTGCGCTGCCGACTGGCCGACGAACCCAGCGAACCCCGGGACCCCAGCGAGGCGGCGACCGGGCCGACCACCGCCGCCCGCTGAACTTCGAGCGGGCGCGAGCGTGGACAGCGCGGTCCCGGATCGCCCATCCTGACGCCTCACATCGGGCCGCTCGCTCGGGTCGCGGTCTTCGGGAGGACGGAATCATGGGTCGACGACTCTTCGGCTTCGGTGTCTCGCTCGCAATGTGCTTCGGCCTCTCGTGCGCTCCGGCGACGCAAGCTCCCGAAACGCCCGACGCGCCGACGGCGCCGCAGCTGTTCAGCGGGCTCGGCGATCAACACCACCCGATCACGACGACCAGCGAGACCGCGCAGGCCTACTTCGATCAGGGGCTGATCCTGGTGTTCGGCTTCAACCACGAGGCGGCGATCCGTTCCTTCGAAGCGGCGCTGGTCGAGGACCCGGGTTGCGCCATGTGCGCCTGGGGCATCGCACTCGCCCTGGGCCCGAACATCAACGCCCCCATGGGTCCCGACGCCGAGCGCCAGGCGTTCCTCGCGGCGCAACGCGCGCAACAACTCGCGGCGGGCGTCAGCGATCGCGAGCGCGCCTACATCGAAGCGATCCAGCCGCGCTACGGCGCCGAGCCCCTCGAGGACCGCAGCCCGCGCGACCGCGCCTTCGCCGACGCGATGGGCAAGCTCCACGAGGCCGACCCGGCCGACACCGACGCGGCGACGCTCTATGCCGAGGCGTTGATGGATCTCACCCCGTGGAACTACTGGACCGACGAAGCGGAGCCGCGGGAACACACCGAAGAAGTCCTCGACCTGCTCGAGGGCGTACTCGCGGTGCAGCCCGACCATGTCGGCGCGAACCACTACTACATCCACGCCGTCGAGGAGCACTTCCCCGAGCGCGGCGTCCCCGCCGCCGAGCGCCTGGGCGGCCTGGCGCCCGAGGCGGGACACCTCGTCCACATGCCGTCCCACATCTTCTGGCGGGTGGGTCGCTACGACGAAGCCACCGAGCTGAACCGCAAGGCCGCCGCGGCCGACGAGGCGTTCTTCGCGACCTGTCGCGCCGGCGTCTTCTACCGCGCGCTCTACTACCCCCACAACATCCACTTCCTGTGGGCCGCCGCGGCGGCCCAGGGCCAGAGCCAGGTCGCGCTCACGAACGCCCGCAAACTCGAAACCCGTACTGCCGATCAAATGGCCCAGTTCGACTTCCTCGAGGAGTTCTCGACGGTGCCGATGCTCACCCTTGCGCGCTTCGGGCGCTGGGACGAGGTGCTCGGCGTGCCCCGGCCCGACGCGAGCCTCGTCTACCTGACCGGCGTCTGGCACTACACGCGCGGCCTGGCCCAGGTGCGCCTGGGTCGCCCGGACATGGCGCGCAGCGAGCTCGAGCAGCTGGTGGCGGCCGCGCAGTCCGAACGCGCCGCGGGTCTGATCGTTTCCGGCGGCGTGGCGTCGGTGGCAGCGCTGCTCGAGGTGGGGCGCGCCCACCTCGCGGGCGAACTCGCGGCCGCGGGCAAGGACTACGACTCGGCGATCGCCCAGCTCACGGCGGCCGTCGATGCGCAGGACGCGCTCGCCTACATGGAGCCGCCGCCGTGGTACTTCCCGACGCGTCAGGCCCTCGGCGCGGTGCTGCTCGATGCCGATCGCGCCGCCGAGGCCGAAGCCGTCTACCG
This region of Myxococcota bacterium genomic DNA includes:
- a CDS encoding phosphotransferase family protein, coding for MDTQGLGSGPLEDVTSLAGGTQNVLLRFVRDGRAYVLRRPPPHLRKNSNETMRREARVLAALADTDVPHPRLIAAAPEEDILGASFYLMEPIDGFNPTQGLPSLHAGDPAVRRAMAFALVDGIVALGNVDYLEKGLTGFGKPEGYLERQVPRWQAQLDSYSEFEGYPGPEIPGVDAVARWLDENRPRTFQPGILHGDYHMANVMYSPTGPELAAIVDWELSTVGDPLLDLGWLLATWHDPEYPSMAAVRFEQWDGMPNADALVAHYGERASRSVDEIAWYGVLACYKLGIILEGTHARACAGKAPKATGDLLHASTLGLFERAHRMIARG
- the asnB gene encoding asparagine synthase (glutamine-hydrolyzing), giving the protein MCGITGAWGGPPEPVARMTRALAHRGPDDEGLWSDPERPVHLGHRRLAVIDPETGFQPMWTADRRLGIVFNGEIYNHAELRRRLEERGHRFQSDHSDTEVLLHGYREWGETLLEQLNGMWAFALYDRDREELWLSRDRFGQKPLYWSFRSGVFAFASEASALLMHPSVGQEPSTKGLQKYFAYGYAPAPHTIYRDVHKLPAGCMLRYAEGKTPSIRRYWEFLLEPEEPVGDDFDESTLEPLRERLLAAVERRLVADVPIGVFLSGGIDSTSIAFAAQTLSKFGSLRSFSIGFQDPSFDESGHAEAAAAFVGTQHATSLFTAEHAAEIWPDLAARLDEPFVDPSLLPTSVLCAWARREVTVALSGDGADELFAGYDPFRALGWARRYARWVPRPIHAAIRMLATRLPTSHRNLALGFKVDRTLRGLSYPPALWNAVWMGPLEAKQVAERLAAPIEPEDLYAEAIAAWESAPGLSDVDRTLQFFTRLYLQDDILPKVDRASMQHGLEVRSPFLDIALVDLVRRIPARYKLHGKHTKWVLKQAVKPWLPRPITTRAKKGFGVPIGRWFAEGQEPFDVPLRHPLARLHADLHRRGRRDHRLHLYAEWLLERLREPAPALPAPEAPAQD
- a CDS encoding glycosyltransferase family 2 protein, translated to MLSVVVPVYNEEENLLPLAEELTDALLGLTAPFEILFVDDGSTDRSPEILAELASKEDSIKVIRFRRNFGQTAAMMAGIEHARGDVIVGLDGDGQNDPHDIPRLLDKLAEGYDVVSGWRRDRHDDRGRVWVSRVANRWISWVTGVALRDYGCSLKAYRREVIESVRLYGEMHRFIPIYATWMGARVTEIEVNHRARAHGTSKYGFERIAKVFLDLLVVQFLGRYATRPMYVFGGFGLISWGISFASAGFAFYRKFFDATSFIQTPLPLLSVMAFITGVLSILMGLLAELLVRTYYESQAKRPYSIKQSLNLDSDEPA